One window of the Triticum dicoccoides isolate Atlit2015 ecotype Zavitan chromosome 3B, WEW_v2.0, whole genome shotgun sequence genome contains the following:
- the LOC119276916 gene encoding uncharacterized protein LOC119276916: MPIATHLALNPRSTCHRRRPRARPTVRPAWPLASRSTPSSSRRPGGRTPLPQAPPRHPPILALRPLSSRSLPRSSRRPRTPQSNNRPCVPLTSSLILANLRPCYRRGSIVVLPLLSDLLLSGLRRRPPAAAGHADTRDPSPGSLRCCRTCCRDSISFELRPSRSQPSPCLEIKDAKKTTNVPGGEGT; this comes from the exons ATGCCTATCGCCACCCACCTCGCGCTCAATCCACGGTCCACCTGCCATCGCCGCCGGCCTCGTGCTCGACCCACAGTCCGGCCGGCATGGCCGCTGGCCTCGCGCTCGACCCCGTCATCAAGCCGTCGTCCCGGAGGTCGGACGCCCCTCCCCCAAGCTCCACCCCGACATCCACCCATCCTCGCACTCCGCCCCCTCTCCTCGAGATCCCTCCCGAGATCGAGCCGCCGTCCTCGCACTCCACAATCCAACAACCGTCCTTGTGTCCCCCTGACATCCAGCCTCATCCTCGCAAATCTCCGTCCCTGCTACCGCCGAGGCTCCATTGTCGTGCTCCCGCTGCTTTCAGATTTGCTGCTATCGGGGCTCCGTCGCCGGCCTCCCGCTGCTGCTGGACATGCCGATACCAGGGACCCATCTCCAGGCTCATTACGCTGCTGCCGGACCTGCTGCCGAGACTCCATCTCCTTCGAGTTGCGTCCCTCCCGAAGCCAGCCGTCCCCGTGCCTTGAG ATCAAAGATGCCAAGAAGACAACTAATGTGCCAGGAGGTGAAG GTACTTAG